A single window of Martelella sp. NC20 DNA harbors:
- the dnaN gene encoding DNA polymerase III subunit beta, which translates to MRITLERSNLLKSLNHVHRVVERRNTIPILSNVLLKAEGGDLEMKATDLDLEITEKTAAMVEQAGATTVPAHLLYEIVRKLADGAEVSLATATDGQTISVASGKSKFSLQCLPQEDFPDLTAGAFSHAFKLKASDLKMLIDRTQFAISTEETRYYLNGIFFHAMAEGKALKLRAVATDGHRLARAEIDAPSGCENMPGVIIPRKTVGELQKLLDDPDVIVAVEVSDAKIRFTIGSVIITSKLIDGTFPDYQRVIPANNDREMRIDCADFTRAVDRVSTVSSERGRAVKLSLAEGQLTLTVNNPDSGSATDELAVGYDSEPMDIGFNAKYLLDITGQLTGDEAVFLFADAGSPTLVRDTDNQNALYVLMPMRV; encoded by the coding sequence ATGCGTATCACGCTTGAGAGATCCAACCTGCTGAAGTCCCTGAACCACGTGCATCGCGTGGTCGAGCGGCGCAACACCATTCCGATTCTCTCCAATGTCCTGCTCAAGGCCGAGGGCGGCGATCTGGAGATGAAGGCGACCGACCTCGATCTCGAAATCACCGAGAAGACGGCGGCCATGGTCGAGCAGGCGGGCGCGACCACCGTGCCGGCCCATCTGCTCTACGAAATCGTGCGCAAGCTTGCCGATGGCGCCGAGGTCTCGCTTGCGACCGCCACGGACGGCCAGACGATTTCGGTCGCCTCGGGCAAATCCAAGTTCTCGCTGCAATGCCTGCCGCAGGAGGATTTTCCCGATCTGACCGCCGGCGCGTTCAGCCACGCCTTCAAGCTGAAGGCGAGCGATCTGAAGATGCTGATCGACCGCACCCAGTTCGCGATCTCGACCGAGGAGACGCGCTACTACCTGAACGGCATCTTTTTCCACGCCATGGCCGAGGGCAAGGCGCTGAAACTGCGCGCGGTTGCGACAGACGGCCACCGCCTGGCGCGCGCCGAGATCGACGCACCGTCGGGCTGCGAAAACATGCCGGGCGTGATCATTCCGCGCAAGACGGTCGGCGAACTGCAGAAGCTGCTCGATGATCCCGACGTGATCGTCGCGGTCGAGGTTTCCGATGCCAAGATCCGCTTCACCATCGGGTCGGTGATCATCACCTCGAAGCTGATCGACGGCACCTTCCCGGATTACCAGCGCGTGATTCCCGCCAATAACGACCGCGAGATGCGCATCGACTGTGCCGATTTCACCAGGGCCGTCGACCGCGTTTCGACCGTCTCGTCCGAACGCGGGCGCGCGGTCAAGCTGTCGCTTGCGGAAGGCCAGCTCACGCTCACCGTCAACAACCCCGATTCGGGCAGCGCCACGGACGAGCTTGCCGTCGGCTATGACAGCGAGCCGATGGATATCGGCTTCAACGCCAAATATCTGCTCGACATCACCGGCCAGCTCACCGGCGACGAGGCGGTGTTCCTGTTCGCCGATGCCGGCTCGCCCACGCTGGTGCGCGACACCGACAACCAGAATGCGCTCTACGTGCTGATGCCGATGCGGGTTTAA
- a CDS encoding disulfide bond formation protein B yields MSERLANLLNALALVAISIVLLFAFYAQFAEGELPCPLCLLQRAGFVLVGVGLALNVILGVKPRHYGLMILGAVAGAIAALRQVALHVVPGTGGYGDPFLGLHFYTWAFVLFSVVVFGSAIMLVLGGFATAPARKLSGLGLVAVVLFAAMALGNGVSTLAECGLGLCPDNPVSYEALDSLLGR; encoded by the coding sequence ATGAGCGAACGACTTGCCAATCTTCTGAATGCGCTCGCGCTTGTCGCGATTTCGATCGTGCTGCTGTTTGCCTTTTATGCGCAGTTTGCAGAGGGCGAGCTTCCCTGCCCGCTCTGCCTGCTGCAGCGCGCGGGCTTCGTGCTGGTCGGCGTCGGCCTGGCGCTGAACGTCATCCTCGGCGTGAAACCGCGCCATTACGGGCTGATGATCCTTGGCGCGGTCGCGGGCGCCATTGCGGCGCTGCGCCAGGTCGCGCTTCATGTGGTGCCGGGCACCGGCGGCTACGGCGATCCCTTTCTCGGCCTGCATTTCTACACCTGGGCCTTCGTGCTGTTCTCGGTGGTCGTGTTCGGCTCGGCAATCATGCTGGTTCTCGGCGGGTTTGCGACAGCGCCCGCGCGCAAACTGTCCGGGCTTGGCCTTGTCGCCGTGGTGTTGTTCGCCGCGATGGCGCTCGGCAATGGCGTGTCGACGCTTGCCGAGTGCGGTCTTGGCCTGTGCCCGGACAATCCGGTCAGCTACGAGGCGCTGGATTCGCTGCTCGGGCGGTGA
- a CDS encoding (2Fe-2S)-binding protein, with translation MLVCSCNFITQKEIEQTIVELLDEDCWQLVVPAKVYHRMAKRGRCCGCFPNVADIIVRTTESYHKNRDSTEAEICDFLSRLKEFHQKNRRADIERRQKGYRTAERSSVS, from the coding sequence ATGCTGGTTTGCAGTTGCAATTTCATTACCCAGAAGGAAATTGAACAGACCATCGTCGAACTGCTCGACGAGGACTGCTGGCAGCTTGTTGTTCCCGCGAAAGTGTATCACCGCATGGCCAAGCGTGGCCGCTGCTGCGGATGTTTCCCGAATGTCGCCGATATCATTGTCCGCACAACCGAGTCATACCATAAGAATCGTGACTCGACCGAAGCGGAAATCTGTGATTTTTTGAGCCGCCTCAAAGAGTTCCACCAAAAGAACAGGAGAGCGGATATTGAAAGGCGACAAAAAGGTTATCGAACGGCTGAACGAAGCTCTGTTTCTTGA
- a CDS encoding complex I NDUFA9 subunit family protein, with protein sequence MTLSNIPPLVTVFGGSGFVGRYVVRALAKRGYRIRVAVRRPDLALFLQPLGNVGQITFIQANLRYEDSVRRAVHGADHVVNCVGILFESGKNGFDAVQTEGARLVAEAARAAGAGLTHVSAIGADADSPSDYARSKGEAEASIREICPDAVIVRPSIIFGPEDDFFNKFGKMSLLSPILPLIGGGETKFQPVYVGDVAEVIARSVEGKLQAGTVYELGGRDVLTFRECLELVLKVTGRKRALLSMPFGLASLFGGIAGLIPFVAPPLTADQVKLLKADNIVSDEAEAEGRTLSGLGIRPAQLEVVLQTYLVQYRQHGQFGKTA encoded by the coding sequence ATGACGCTATCGAACATCCCCCCGCTGGTCACGGTCTTCGGCGGTTCCGGTTTTGTCGGTCGCTATGTCGTCCGGGCGCTCGCCAAACGGGGATATCGCATCCGCGTCGCGGTCCGTCGCCCCGATCTCGCGCTGTTTCTCCAGCCGCTCGGCAATGTCGGCCAGATCACCTTCATCCAGGCCAATCTGCGCTATGAAGATTCGGTCCGCCGCGCCGTGCACGGCGCCGACCATGTCGTCAATTGCGTCGGCATCCTGTTTGAAAGCGGCAAGAACGGCTTCGATGCGGTGCAGACGGAGGGCGCGCGCCTCGTGGCCGAGGCTGCCCGCGCCGCAGGGGCTGGGCTCACCCACGTCTCCGCCATCGGCGCCGATGCTGACAGCCCCTCCGATTACGCCCGCTCCAAGGGCGAGGCGGAAGCCTCGATCCGCGAGATCTGTCCGGATGCGGTGATCGTGCGGCCCTCGATCATCTTCGGCCCCGAGGACGATTTCTTCAACAAGTTCGGAAAGATGTCCCTGCTTTCGCCGATCCTGCCGCTGATCGGCGGCGGCGAGACGAAGTTCCAGCCGGTCTATGTCGGAGACGTTGCCGAAGTGATCGCGCGCTCCGTCGAAGGCAAGCTTCAGGCCGGCACGGTCTACGAACTCGGCGGCCGCGATGTGCTGACGTTCCGCGAATGTCTCGAACTGGTGCTGAAGGTGACCGGCCGCAAGCGGGCGCTCCTCTCCATGCCGTTCGGCCTCGCGTCACTGTTCGGCGGCATCGCCGGCCTCATTCCGTTCGTTGCGCCGCCGTTGACGGCCGATCAGGTCAAGCTGCTGAAGGCCGACAATATCGTCTCCGACGAGGCGGAAGCGGAGGGGCGCACCCTCAGCGGCCTCGGCATCCGTCCGGCGCAGCTTGAGGTGGTGTTGCAAACTTACCTCGTTCAGTACCGTCAGCACGGCCAGTTCGGGAAAACCGCTTGA
- the pyrF gene encoding orotidine-5'-phosphate decarboxylase encodes MPARDRLILSLDVPTVAAAETMVETLGDTVSFYKIGYQLVFAGGLSLARELAEDGKQVFLDMKLLDIDNTVAKGVESIAKMGVTMLTLHAYPKAMRAAVAAAAGSQLCLLGVSVLTSMDDEDLIEAGYNVTATALVERRARQAAEAGMGGVVCSAAEARLVRGVIGPEMALVTPGIRPAGSVADDQKRVMTPRKAIAAGASHLVVGRPIVNADDPKAAARRIVDDIQAEMLEAANG; translated from the coding sequence ATGCCTGCACGCGATCGCCTCATCCTAAGCCTCGATGTTCCAACCGTGGCCGCGGCCGAAACCATGGTCGAAACCCTCGGCGATACCGTTTCCTTCTACAAGATCGGTTACCAGCTCGTCTTCGCCGGCGGGCTTTCGCTGGCGCGCGAACTGGCCGAGGACGGCAAGCAGGTCTTCCTCGACATGAAGCTCCTCGATATCGACAACACGGTTGCGAAGGGCGTCGAGAGCATCGCGAAGATGGGGGTGACGATGCTGACGCTGCATGCCTATCCGAAGGCGATGCGCGCGGCGGTCGCGGCGGCGGCCGGCTCGCAACTCTGCCTGCTCGGCGTCAGCGTACTGACCTCGATGGACGATGAAGACCTGATCGAAGCCGGCTATAACGTTACCGCCACCGCTCTTGTGGAAAGGCGCGCCCGTCAGGCGGCCGAGGCGGGCATGGGCGGGGTTGTCTGTTCGGCCGCCGAAGCCCGGCTGGTGCGCGGTGTGATCGGCCCCGAAATGGCGCTGGTGACGCCGGGCATCCGTCCCGCGGGCTCCGTTGCCGACGACCAGAAGCGGGTGATGACGCCGCGTAAGGCGATCGCCGCCGGCGCCAGCCATCTCGTGGTCGGCCGTCCGATCGTCAATGCCGACGACCCGAAAGCCGCCGCTCGGCGGATTGTCGATGATATCCAGGCAGAGATGCTGGAGGCCGCGAACGGCTGA
- the arsB gene encoding ACR3 family arsenite efflux transporter produces MSTFERYLTVWVALCIVAGVALGHVFPAAFHAIGAIEIAKVNLPVAVLIWLMIIPMLLRIDFSALAEVGRHWRGIGVTLFVNWAVKPFSMALLGWLFIGWLFRPYLPADQIDSYIAGLIILAAAPCTAMVFVWSNLTRGEPHFTLSQVALNDAIMIVAFAPIVALLLGLSAITVPWGTLVLSVALYIIIPVIIAQLIRRALLAGGSSARLDGLLARLQPASLVALLATLVLLFGFQGEQIIAQPMIIALLAVPILIQVYFNSGLAYLLNRAAGEQHCVAGPSALIGASNFFELAVAAAISLFGFNSGAALATVVGVLIEVPVMLSVVFIVNRSKGWYESGAAVSRNAERGNLHRPSSESSAS; encoded by the coding sequence ATGTCCACTTTCGAACGTTATCTGACCGTTTGGGTGGCGCTGTGCATCGTCGCCGGCGTTGCCCTCGGCCACGTCTTCCCGGCGGCGTTCCATGCCATCGGCGCAATCGAGATCGCCAAGGTCAACCTGCCGGTCGCCGTCCTGATCTGGCTGATGATCATTCCGATGCTGCTGCGCATCGACTTCTCGGCGCTCGCCGAGGTCGGCCGCCACTGGCGCGGCATCGGCGTCACGCTGTTCGTCAACTGGGCGGTCAAGCCGTTTTCCATGGCGTTGCTCGGCTGGCTGTTCATCGGCTGGCTGTTCCGGCCTTATCTGCCCGCCGACCAGATCGATTCCTATATTGCCGGGCTGATCATTCTGGCAGCCGCCCCCTGCACCGCCATGGTGTTTGTCTGGTCGAACCTGACCCGGGGCGAACCGCACTTCACGCTCTCGCAGGTGGCCCTCAACGACGCGATCATGATCGTCGCCTTCGCGCCGATCGTGGCGCTGCTGCTGGGCCTGTCGGCCATTACCGTGCCATGGGGCACGCTGGTGCTGTCGGTCGCGCTCTACATCATCATTCCGGTGATCATTGCCCAGTTGATCCGCCGGGCGCTGCTGGCGGGCGGCTCATCCGCGCGGCTCGACGGTCTTCTGGCGCGGCTGCAGCCGGCCTCGCTGGTGGCCCTGCTTGCGACGCTGGTGCTGCTGTTCGGCTTTCAGGGCGAACAGATCATTGCACAGCCGATGATCATCGCGCTGCTGGCCGTGCCGATCCTGATCCAGGTCTATTTCAACTCCGGCCTTGCCTATCTGCTCAACCGGGCAGCAGGCGAGCAGCATTGCGTGGCGGGCCCCTCGGCCCTGATCGGCGCCTCGAATTTCTTCGAGCTTGCCGTTGCCGCCGCCATCAGCCTGTTCGGGTTCAACTCGGGCGCGGCCCTTGCCACCGTTGTCGGGGTGCTGATCGAGGTTCCGGTCATGCTCTCCGTGGTGTTCATCGTCAATCGCAGCAAGGGCTGGTATGAGAGCGGCGCGGCGGTTTCCCGCAACGCCGAACGCGGCAACCTTCACCGCCCGAGCAGCGAATCCAGCGCCTCGTAG
- a CDS encoding RNA pyrophosphohydrolase: protein MTLRKAHELPYRPNVGVMILNRAGQIWLGRRLSENNSEADGSPQLWQMPQGGIDPGETPIAAAIRELYEETGIRSVELIAESAGWINYDLPDHLIGIGLRGKFRGQTQKWFVFRFLGDDGEITIDPPPEGHEREFDAWQWVDIETLPALIVAFKRAVYEKVVDEFRHLAG, encoded by the coding sequence ATGACCCTCCGTAAAGCCCATGAACTCCCCTACAGGCCGAATGTCGGCGTGATGATCCTGAACCGCGCGGGCCAGATCTGGCTGGGACGCCGGCTCTCGGAAAACAATTCGGAAGCCGACGGCTCGCCGCAGCTCTGGCAGATGCCCCAGGGCGGCATCGATCCGGGTGAAACGCCGATCGCGGCGGCCATCCGCGAGCTTTACGAGGAGACCGGCATCAGGTCGGTGGAACTCATCGCCGAATCCGCCGGCTGGATCAATTACGACCTGCCCGACCACCTGATCGGCATCGGCCTGCGCGGAAAATTCCGGGGCCAGACCCAGAAATGGTTCGTCTTCCGCTTCCTGGGCGACGACGGCGAAATCACCATCGATCCGCCGCCGGAAGGCCATGAACGCGAGTTCGACGCCTGGCAATGGGTCGATATCGAAACCCTGCCCGCACTGATCGTCGCCTTCAAGCGCGCGGTGTATGAAAAGGTGGTCGACGAGTTCCGGCATCTGGCCGGCTGA
- a CDS encoding extracellular solute-binding protein, producing MKKFVLAALVAGLSTSSALAATDITWWHGMGGKNQEIINEISKRFNESQDACSLTPVSKGTYEEALASGIAAFRSGEQPNILQVFDAGAATIMNAKGAAVPAEDLIKNAGYDFNRENFIEGVRYFYADADGKFVGMPFNSSAPIMYINTEAFEKAGVEPPKTWEEFEAVAPALKDAGYIPLVQSQLTWEMTENFFSRNNLQFATNNNGYDSVEGTEILVNTPEHVMMYEKLKEWYDEGYFGYFGAGWSDNQKPFEENKVALWVGSSGSFGGLQSTAQMPFSATFLPYWNAIDGAGTNSFIGGAALFALSGKSDDQNKCTADFFEFLTSPEIQYFWHKSTGYVPVTTAAYELAKEDGWYNEQPVAEVGIQQLSLPGGEWSKGYRMGFYPQIREVMEREYNKIFAGETSVEDAMATIEQEGNALLARFAKTATN from the coding sequence ATGAAGAAATTCGTTCTGGCCGCGCTTGTCGCCGGCCTTTCCACTTCGAGCGCTCTCGCCGCCACCGACATCACCTGGTGGCATGGCATGGGCGGCAAGAACCAGGAGATCATCAACGAGATCTCCAAGCGCTTCAATGAAAGCCAGGATGCCTGCAGCCTGACGCCGGTTTCCAAGGGCACCTACGAGGAAGCGCTTGCTTCCGGCATCGCCGCCTTCCGCTCCGGCGAACAGCCCAACATTCTTCAGGTGTTCGATGCCGGCGCTGCCACCATCATGAACGCCAAGGGCGCCGCCGTCCCGGCTGAAGACCTCATCAAGAACGCCGGCTACGACTTCAACCGCGAGAACTTCATCGAGGGCGTACGCTATTTCTACGCTGACGCCGATGGCAAATTCGTCGGCATGCCGTTCAACTCCTCGGCTCCGATCATGTACATCAACACCGAGGCTTTCGAGAAAGCCGGCGTCGAGCCGCCCAAGACCTGGGAAGAGTTCGAGGCCGTCGCTCCCGCCCTCAAGGATGCCGGTTACATCCCGCTCGTCCAGTCGCAGTTGACCTGGGAAATGACCGAGAACTTCTTCTCGCGCAACAATCTCCAGTTCGCGACCAACAACAACGGCTATGACAGCGTCGAAGGCACCGAAATCCTCGTCAACACGCCTGAGCATGTCATGATGTATGAGAAGCTCAAGGAATGGTACGACGAAGGCTATTTCGGTTATTTCGGCGCCGGCTGGTCCGACAACCAGAAGCCTTTTGAGGAAAACAAGGTAGCGCTCTGGGTCGGCTCTTCCGGTTCCTTCGGCGGTCTCCAGAGCACCGCCCAGATGCCGTTCTCGGCGACCTTCCTGCCCTATTGGAACGCGATCGACGGCGCCGGCACCAACTCCTTCATCGGCGGCGCGGCGCTGTTTGCCCTTTCCGGCAAGTCCGACGACCAGAACAAGTGCACCGCCGACTTCTTCGAATTCCTGACCTCGCCGGAAATCCAGTATTTCTGGCACAAGTCCACCGGTTATGTTCCGGTCACCACCGCCGCCTATGAACTGGCCAAGGAAGACGGCTGGTACAACGAACAGCCGGTTGCCGAGGTCGGCATCCAGCAGCTGTCGCTGCCGGGCGGCGAATGGTCCAAGGGCTACCGCATGGGCTTCTACCCGCAGATCCGCGAAGTGATGGAACGCGAATACAACAAGATCTTCGCCGGCGAGACCTCGGTTGAAGATGCGATGGCAACGATCGAGCAGGAAGGCAATGCCCTTCTCGCCCGCTTCGCCAAGACCGCGACCAATTAA
- a CDS encoding YraN family protein, giving the protein MADAPKKRRKAERRGRFAEGVAVLYLRFKGYRIVATRYKTHAGEIDIIARRGDLAVFVEVKARRAAQVAVDAVTPSAMRRIRAASDVWLSRQADAHRLSQRYDIVACLPGRLPRHFPDAF; this is encoded by the coding sequence ATGGCTGACGCGCCGAAGAAGCGCCGGAAGGCCGAACGGCGCGGCCGCTTCGCCGAAGGCGTCGCGGTCCTCTATCTGCGGTTCAAGGGCTACCGCATTGTCGCCACCCGTTACAAAACCCATGCCGGCGAGATCGATATCATCGCCCGAAGGGGCGATCTGGCAGTCTTCGTCGAGGTCAAGGCGCGGCGCGCGGCGCAAGTGGCGGTCGATGCCGTGACCCCTTCCGCAATGCGCCGCATCCGCGCGGCCTCGGATGTCTGGCTGTCGCGCCAGGCCGACGCACACCGGCTGTCGCAGCGCTACGACATCGTCGCCTGCCTTCCGGGCCGGCTGCCGCGGCATTTTCCCGACGCTTTCTGA
- the rsmI gene encoding 16S rRNA (cytidine(1402)-2'-O)-methyltransferase, whose product MTMDDNSNRFEIAGHSIEARPLSPALYLVATPIGNLGDITIRALETIAGADILACEDTRVTRKLLDRFAIRKRPYAYHEHNAEKAGEKLMEALRAGKTVALVSDAGTPLVSDPGYRLAQHAIEEGIAVVPIPGASAPLAALVGAGLPSDAFLFAGFLPSKDKARRDRLAELAEVPATLAFFESPHRIAATLEAAADVLGGERPAAVCRELTKTHETFRRGTLMDLAESYRGETVKGEIVLLIGPPLAEAAPEAGDVAALLEALAADMPTAKAAAEAARQTGLPRKDLYRQLLAMKNG is encoded by the coding sequence ATGACGATGGACGACAACAGCAATCGGTTCGAAATCGCGGGCCATTCGATCGAGGCGCGGCCGCTCTCGCCGGCGCTCTATCTGGTGGCGACCCCGATCGGCAATCTCGGCGACATCACCATCCGCGCGCTGGAGACGATCGCCGGCGCCGATATTCTCGCCTGCGAGGATACCCGCGTCACCCGCAAGCTTCTCGATCGTTTCGCGATCCGCAAGCGGCCCTATGCCTATCACGAGCACAACGCCGAAAAGGCGGGCGAAAAGCTGATGGAGGCCCTGCGCGCGGGCAAGACCGTGGCGCTGGTTTCCGACGCCGGTACGCCGCTGGTTTCCGACCCCGGTTACAGGCTGGCGCAGCATGCGATTGAAGAGGGCATCGCCGTGGTGCCGATCCCGGGCGCTTCCGCGCCGCTTGCGGCCCTTGTGGGCGCGGGCCTGCCGAGCGATGCATTCCTGTTCGCCGGTTTCCTGCCGAGCAAGGACAAGGCGCGCCGCGACCGGCTTGCCGAACTGGCCGAGGTGCCGGCAACGCTCGCCTTCTTCGAATCCCCCCACCGCATCGCCGCCACGCTTGAGGCGGCAGCCGATGTGCTTGGCGGCGAGCGGCCGGCCGCCGTCTGCCGCGAACTGACCAAGACCCACGAGACCTTCCGGCGCGGAACGCTTATGGACCTTGCGGAAAGCTATCGCGGCGAGACGGTCAAGGGCGAGATCGTGCTGCTGATCGGCCCGCCGCTTGCCGAGGCGGCCCCGGAGGCCGGCGACGTGGCCGCGCTGTTGGAGGCGCTTGCCGCCGATATGCCAACGGCCAAGGCTGCCGCGGAGGCGGCAAGGCAGACCGGCCTGCCACGCAAGGATCTCTACCGGCAGCTTCTGGCAATGAAGAATGGCTGA
- a CDS encoding DUF5993 family protein, with amino-acid sequence MSLAAGLVAPMPKPDRGKGESVAAICCQYWSAPSLARTGKACHGLQEHRSEGIFEMMALPFFMGAAALYLAARGRQGAAVAVTILGVVTVLVLYRFHATDTLDLGL; translated from the coding sequence ATGTCTCTTGCAGCGGGTTTGGTTGCGCCTATGCCTAAACCAGATCGGGGCAAAGGGGAATCGGTTGCTGCAATTTGTTGCCAGTATTGGTCTGCGCCTTCGCTTGCCCGAACCGGTAAAGCCTGCCATGGATTACAGGAACATCGATCAGAGGGAATTTTCGAGATGATGGCTTTACCGTTCTTCATGGGTGCGGCGGCGCTCTACCTGGCGGCGCGCGGCAGGCAGGGGGCGGCCGTGGCCGTCACGATCCTGGGGGTGGTCACGGTCCTCGTGCTGTACCGTTTCCACGCCACCGATACCCTTGATCTGGGACTGTGA
- a CDS encoding ABC transporter permease subunit, with protein MKRVQFSSPLLPYLFVLPQMAIIVVFFYWPSAQAIRSSFFLEDPFGFGETFVGFDNYADALTSSYYLHVAQFTVIFTIIVTFLSLSLGLLLASKADDVIRGSSSYKTLLISVYAIAPPVAGLLGMMFFDQHIGPFVKFASWFGWDMKVGIDYYDTAFAMITVAVWKQIPYNFIFFLSGLQSIPVSVREAAAIDNRSRFGRFWTVTLPLLAPTAFFLLIINMTYSLFDTFGIIDVIVKDKAANNPITLVYKVYMDGFRGNDIGGSAAQSVILMIIVLALTFFQFRFIERRVHYN; from the coding sequence ATGAAGCGCGTCCAGTTCTCATCGCCCCTGCTGCCCTATCTTTTCGTGCTGCCGCAGATGGCGATCATCGTGGTCTTCTTCTACTGGCCATCGGCGCAGGCGATCCGTTCGTCCTTCTTTCTCGAGGACCCGTTCGGTTTCGGCGAGACCTTCGTCGGTTTCGACAATTACGCCGATGCGCTGACCTCCTCCTACTATCTGCATGTCGCGCAGTTCACCGTGATCTTCACCATCATCGTGACCTTCCTGTCGCTCTCGCTCGGGCTGCTGCTGGCCTCCAAGGCCGATGACGTCATCCGCGGGTCGAGCAGCTACAAGACGCTGCTGATCTCGGTCTATGCGATCGCGCCGCCGGTTGCGGGCCTCCTGGGCATGATGTTCTTCGACCAGCATATCGGCCCGTTCGTGAAGTTTGCCTCCTGGTTCGGCTGGGACATGAAGGTCGGCATCGACTATTACGACACCGCCTTTGCGATGATCACAGTCGCGGTATGGAAACAGATCCCTTACAATTTCATCTTCTTCCTGTCCGGGCTGCAATCGATCCCGGTGTCCGTGCGCGAGGCGGCGGCGATCGACAACCGCTCGCGCTTCGGCCGGTTTTGGACCGTGACGCTGCCGCTTCTGGCGCCGACGGCGTTCTTCCTGCTGATCATCAACATGACCTATTCGCTGTTCGACACGTTCGGCATCATCGACGTGATCGTCAAGGACAAGGCCGCCAACAACCCGATCACGCTGGTCTACAAGGTCTATATGGACGGCTTCCGCGGCAATGATATCGGCGGCTCGGCGGCGCAATCGGTGATCCTGATGATCATCGTCCTGGCGCTTACCTTCTTCCAGTTCCGCTTCATCGAGCGGCGCGTCCACTACAATTGA
- the bfr gene encoding bacterioferritin, with amino-acid sequence MKGDKKVIERLNEALFLELGAVNQYWLHYRLVKDWGLTKLAAKERAESIEEMHHADKLIDRIIFLEGHPNLQTVAPLRIGQTVREVLESDLAGEYEARNSYKESRDICHEAGDYVSMKLFEELMIDEEGHIDFLETQLELLDSLGDAKYAQLNAESSEKAE; translated from the coding sequence TTGAAAGGCGACAAAAAGGTTATCGAACGGCTGAACGAAGCTCTGTTTCTTGAGCTCGGCGCCGTCAATCAGTACTGGCTGCATTACCGTCTCGTCAAAGACTGGGGTCTGACGAAGCTGGCCGCCAAGGAGCGGGCCGAGTCGATCGAGGAAATGCACCATGCCGACAAGCTGATCGACCGCATCATTTTCCTCGAAGGTCATCCCAATCTGCAGACCGTGGCTCCGCTGCGAATCGGCCAGACCGTCAGGGAAGTGCTTGAATCCGACCTCGCCGGCGAATATGAAGCGCGCAATTCCTACAAGGAATCCCGCGACATCTGTCACGAGGCTGGCGATTACGTCAGCATGAAACTGTTCGAGGAACTGATGATCGACGAGGAAGGTCATATCGACTTTCTCGAAACGCAGCTCGAACTGCTGGATTCGCTCGGCGACGCGAAATACGCGCAGCTCAACGCGGAATCCAGCGAGAAGGCCGAGTAA
- a CDS encoding ABC transporter permease subunit, with amino-acid sequence MHRTKLIDHIILLFGVFIMIGPVFVAFMTSTHNALDVHMNGLQVSWGGDFVETYTELLTRKGGFTGEVTGARMVMNSFILGIGFAVGKIVLSMLAAYGLVYFRSRFSTLFFWMIFTTLLLPLEVRILPSYDVMTKLGLINTYTGLIVPLLASATGTFFFRQFFKSIPDELLEAARIDGAGPIKFFIDILVPLSKTMIAAIFIIMFVYGWNQYLWPMIMTNDESFYTLVRGIKQILLVWVGSQIPEYNQAFALAVLAMLPPVLMVVIFQSWFIKGLTESDK; translated from the coding sequence ATGCACAGAACCAAACTGATCGACCATATCATTCTGCTGTTCGGCGTGTTCATCATGATCGGCCCGGTCTTCGTGGCGTTCATGACCTCCACCCACAATGCGCTCGACGTTCATATGAACGGCCTGCAGGTGAGCTGGGGCGGCGATTTCGTCGAGACCTACACGGAACTGTTAACCCGCAAGGGCGGCTTCACCGGCGAGGTGACCGGCGCGCGCATGGTGATGAATTCCTTCATCCTCGGCATCGGCTTCGCCGTCGGCAAGATCGTTCTTTCGATGCTGGCCGCCTATGGCCTCGTCTATTTCCGCTCGCGGTTTTCGACGCTGTTCTTCTGGATGATCTTCACCACGCTGCTGCTGCCGCTCGAAGTGCGCATCCTGCCCTCCTACGACGTGATGACCAAGCTTGGCCTGATCAACACCTATACCGGCCTGATCGTGCCGCTTCTGGCATCGGCCACCGGTACGTTCTTCTTCCGCCAGTTCTTCAAGTCGATCCCCGATGAACTGCTGGAAGCCGCCCGCATCGATGGCGCCGGGCCGATAAAATTCTTCATCGACATTCTGGTGCCGCTGTCGAAGACGATGATCGCCGCGATCTTCATCATCATGTTCGTCTATGGCTGGAACCAGTATCTGTGGCCGATGATCATGACCAATGACGAGAGCTTCTACACGCTGGTGCGCGGCATCAAGCAGATCCTGCTGGTCTGGGTCGGCTCCCAGATCCCCGAATATAATCAGGCCTTCGCCCTTGCCGTGCTCGCCATGCTGCCGCCCGTTCTGATGGTGGTGATCTTCCAGAGCTGGTTCATCAAGGGCCTGACCGAAAGCGACAAATAG